One part of the Brienomyrus brachyistius isolate T26 unplaced genomic scaffold, BBRACH_0.4 scaffold71, whole genome shotgun sequence genome encodes these proteins:
- the six2a gene encoding homeobox protein SIX2a → MSMLPTFGFTQEQVACVCEVLQQGGNIERLGRFLWSLPACEHLHKNESVLKAKAVVAFHRGNFRELYKILESHQFSPHNHPKLQQLWLKAHYIEAEKLRGRPLGAVGKYRVRRKFPLPRSIWDGEETSYCFKEKSRSVLREWYTHNPYPSPREKRELAEATGLTTTQVSNWFKNRRQRDRAAEAKERENNENSNTNSHNPLTSSMNGNKTILGSSDDDKTPSGTPDHTSSSPALLMTSNSGLPPLHGLAPPPGPSAIPVPSTDTVHHHHSLHDTILNPMSSNLVDLGS, encoded by the exons ATGTCTATGCTTCCAACATTTGGTTTTACGCAGGAGCAAGTTGCGTGCGTCTGTGAAGTTCTCCAACAAGGGGGCAACATTGAACGTCTCGGTCGCTTTTTGTGGTCTTTACCTGCCTGCGAGCACCTCCACAAGAACGAGAGCGTCCTCAAAGCCAAGGCGGTGGTGGCTTTTCACAGGGGCAATTTTAGAGAACTGTATAAAATCCTCGAGAGCCACCAGTTTTCTCCGCACAACCATCCCAAGCTGCAGCAGCTGTGGCTCAAAGCGCACTACATCGAAGCGGAGAAGCTGAGAGGACGCCCTCTCGGGGCTGTGGGAAAGTACCGTGTCCGCAGAAAGTTCCCCCTGCCCCGGTCGATCTGGGACGGCGAAGAGACAAGTTATTGCTTTAAGGAGAAGAGCCGGAGTGTTCTGAGGGAGTGGTATACCCACAACCCGTACCCTTCCCCGCGAGAGAAGAGGGAGCTGGCCGAAGCCACGGGACTGACAACCACCCAAGTCAGCAACTGGTTCAAAAACAGACGGCAAAGGGACCGTGCAGCGGAGGCAAAGGAAAG GGAAAACAACGAGAATTCAAACACTAACAGCCATAACCCATTGACTTCTTCCATGAATGGAAATAAAACAATCTTGGGGAGTTCAGACGACGACAAAACACCTTCTGGGACGCCGGATCACACCTCGTCAAGCCCGGCTTTGCTCATGACTTCCAACTCGGGGCTTCCGCCGCTCCACGGCCTTGCGCCCCCCCCTGGTCCCAGCGCCATCCCTGTGCCCAGTACGGACACCGTACACCACCATCACTCTTTGCACGACACTATACTGAACCCTATGTCGTCCAACCTGGTCGACCTCGGCTCTTAA